CGCCGATTGACGACTCCACTTCGCCGGTTGATTTGTTGATCTGTCCCGATCCGCCGGCGCGGCTGCCGTcggtgattttttttattaattttatggCTTTTAAACGATAGTAAATTGATGCTTAATATTAGCATTTATGGCCGCCGCTGTCGGCTTCCCTTTTATGCTGCGCACCAAGCACCCCCGACCCCGCGTCGGCCCACCCCTTTGGATCGTGCTCTACGCTCGTTTGGCCCGTCGGTGGctctcggcagcagcagctcgggatctactgcagcagcagttcgaTGCGGCTTCGAATGCGGCTTCGTTTCGCGCTTCACGCTCCTTGGCGGTCGGGTTTAGTTACGCGCGAAGCCACCGTTCAGAAGACCCTCCACAGAACACGGAGCCTCCGCGCAGAATGGCGCAATGGCCGGTTGGCCCTTCTCCGAGATCGATCGCACAGACGCAAGTCGGAGAAGTGATAATGTCGATGAGCCTCACGATTTTAATGATTTTGTTAGTCGCGCTATTGTTcaggctgggccgggccgtcgCCTGGGTCGCCTGGGATGCAGATGTTCGCAAAAAATTGTGCGGATTtatggccggccggtgaatGTTCCGATCGCCGGTCGGATCGCCGACCACACCGAAGAtgatggcacggcacgacactCTCTGTCCGTTCGCCGGTGGGCCTATTTCATGGACTTTAGCGGTCCGACCCGGTTTACGATTCGGACCGCTATTGTCGGGTTGGAGCAAGAAATAAATCTCGGTGGCACTTCGGTGGGTCTCGAAATGATTGGTTCTCTCCGCCAGGCTCCGACATTCAGTCAGCTTTCACGTGCGTTAAGAATTCTACATTAATTTTCATAATACCTGGAACCCTTTTGGAACCCGCGTTTTATTGCCCTCCAACGTTCCCGAAGGCATAACATTGAACTTTTCAAGGTCCGAACTGTGCGGTCTGTGCTGTCCGACTCCAACTCGATTCTCGATGAACACCCCGCGAAAACCGGCGGCAAATAATGAGATCGTCAGCTCCCAAACAGATTTATGTCCCTTATGACGTCGAGTCGGGCGAACGTAGCGAAAAGACGATGACTCAAAAATATCAATGCAGCAGTCTCAGCGTTGCACTTTTATTGAACATCGCCAAGGGGTTGTAAACGTTGGAATTTGTTTACTCTTTTGTTGTGAACACAAAACACCAGTCCAACGACTGAAGATATTAAGGAAATTTTCAAGACAGTGCTGCCAATTCTTGGTGTTCCAGATGTAGTAATGTTGTTCCCGCTGTCCGGGTTATGGTGTCAACAGCACCAGACCTAATTACCTCATAACCGGCTGGCCTTGCGGAATGCGACCGAAACTGGTTCCCAAGCCCAAAGCTCACCCGTTGAATGATGGCACTTCAACGTGCATCATCCCTCGAAGCCGTTGTCACGATTTCCGGTCAGATTTGTTGTCCACAAGTGCTCCGTGTGTACGCAAAAAAGGTCCGCCCGCCATACACTCAGAAGTCGATGGGTTCGACGTCTTCCGAGGTCTCCTCGCTAGGATCCGCCTGCAGGCGAGGCGGAATATTTATGACCACCGCGCACTTCGCCTCCTAATTTATGGCCCTTTCGAccgtcggttgttgtttttttagcCCGTCCATCGTTGCGTTGCGCAATCGAATCCCGTCGGAGTTCGGCCGCGCGAAAGACGAAACCGGACGGAGCGAAAGTGAAGAAATGGAGTGTGATTTCAAATTACAGTCCGGCAGTCGGTCCCTCGGAGGGAAGTCCTGTTGTGACAGCGGATGGTTAACTCCGAGCCGTTTAACGGGCGAGAAAAACCTAGTCtgcgtgtgtgcctttttgggGTAATTCGTGTCCGGTTTCGGGccttgttgttgtcgtcggtCGTCAGGTTTCCGAAAACGTAGTCATGCCGTGTAGGACCAAGACGGGTCTCTCTGCTCTCGCTTCGGTGTGGTCGGTCAGCGGAGGACCGCCCAGCGAGAACCGTTTTCCCGCCCGGATCAATAGTCCGGTCCTTCTTGTTTTTCGccaaacccggccccggggcttGTGTGTGGGGGGTCGTTATTGAAAATTAGCGCCCGCGTGTACTTGGCGCAACGTGTGCGTGGCGGAAGTGACAGCGGCTGGGTGGACTCGGACGGACGGCAGCTCGTTAAATGTGCCAGTCACGGTCTTatttgaaacacaaaaaacaaaacaagcaaagcGTCGGTTTACGGAAGGGTCCcgagcgaatcgatcgatcgaagttCTAAGTTCGCCCGACAGGTACAACGGGCGGTGGTTAAGTCGACACCGGGGTGCTGGCTGTCTGGCTGGTCTGAAGTGCGCTCTGCTCCTCGAAGCGGTCCTTGTGCTCACCAAGGGCTGCGAGGGTGGCAGAGCTTTACTCGAAACGCCTTCAGTTCGGAAACGAGCGACATCCACGCGAGCCGCCGGGGGACCCGGGTATTTCGGtgtgtcataaaaataattacccCTTGCCAGCGGCCGCTTCCCTCCGCTTTCGGGCGGGTAACGTCAGCAGggcgaaaatggaaaatcgctGACGCCGACGGAGAAAATGcggggcaccggcaccgagggGACCCCAGGGGGACCACGGCAAGTTCGGTTTAATTACAGTGTTAATTGATCATTGTTTGAGGTGCACACttattgtttgtgttgaaCGCCTAGTCATGGCCGGCTTCGGTCGCTGCTTGCTTGTGTGACGATAATTGATTAGCTCGGGAGGTCTGCGGAAGGttgtcgagagagagagtgggggGCCAACCTGCCGGGTGCTAAGAAGCGTTAAGAAAGTGCGGTGCCGCTGCGTGTTGAAAGTTCGCTGCGTGGATGTTTAATAATCGGGATTTTAATCGTTTAACAGTGGCaaagatgtttatttatgtggTTTTACTACGGAAGACAGTGAATTTCGCACCGCAAACGGCTCAAAACGCCGCGATGTTTGCGAGGTGCGATGTTTTCGTTACTAAAATTTTGACAGATCAACAAACGGTCACTCAGCGACACTCAGCGACACTCAGCGACGACGCCCGTTCGAAAGTGGCTAATAAGCTGGCCAACGATCGATAATGTCCACCCCGTTCGTGTGGCTTGATTAAATTGCTTAGACCACTAACAGGTTGACCGACTTTCGGGCCTGAACGGGTGTCCCGTCCCttcgcgttgcgttgcgtgccACTAAAcagggcggccaccggcggccaaaaTTATTATCCTAATGGGATCTTTTGTCTCGCCCGTAATTGGAGGTCCTTGTTCCCCGGGGGTCGGGCTGTTTGGTTAGCCTCCCTCCCGCCGGGGTCGGTCCCGGGAAAAAGTACTATCATTACTCGTGGTCCGTGCGCGAGCTGGCATTTTGTTTGACGAGCTCCAATTTGCCAGTACGGGTGACATGAACATTTTACATCGGGCTAGAcaagccggtggccagccagccagccagtggttAGCGTGTTCGAAGTGTGCCTACGTGGCGTATGTCATTCATCATTTGACTGGGGGCTGATAAGCAGCTCGAGATAAAACCGAGGGCAGCCCGTTCaagttcaataaaaataaatggaaaagCTGGCCACCCCCGGAGTGGTGGCTGTGGGTCCAtaattaattgattaattaGATGGACCATCGTTAGGCAGGCGTGGGTCTGCTCGGTGATTGCAACAAAATTGCGTCATTCCGTGGCGTAATTACTGCGGACCCCAGGAACCACGGCTGGGTCACTTGCTGGACTGCCGTTTGCTAatgttgtgtttctttttttttcctgacATCAAATTAGACGTAATATCTTGTGAGTGTCCGGCCAGGCGGACTTTGTAGAACCCCAAGTGGATTCGTTCCAAATAAAGCGCTGTGGAGCTTATTATTAAGACTGGGGTCGTTACAACAACCAGAACTCGGTTGTTCTTGATCTGGCCAATTACTCAGGAACGGGTGTCGCATCGTGGAACGAATccataaaatgttgtttaacGCTAATTCTTGGTTGACAAAATGTTGCTGAATTCTTCACAATTGTTCCACTTTTAGTCACTATCAAGCTGGGCACTTTTCGGCTAACCTCCCGTCGGTGAATGTCCTGGAAGACCTGCGCGAAGCGAAGGTAGTTCGTACtgaaaatcgaacaaacacAACGGCGTCCGAAAGGCTCTTCGCTCGGATCTGAAGTAGTTCGTGCTCTGGGTGTGCGCCTAcatatgtgtgtgtattgcTGACCCCTTCCGAGTCCACGGAGGGTGGAAAACCAAATACAAACAAACGGAGTCCGGAGTCCGCGAACTGGGGCGTGGTTTTTGGCTGGCCGCGGCAGTTTAAACATCAAACCCAGGAGGTGGGTGGCCAGGAGCAGGCGCCGCATTCCCCCCGAACACCCGtaaacaatttatcaatttggccgcccggaacggaatggtGCGCAGGCGTCGCCCGAAAGTCCTTcggcttgttttgtttttgtttgcctttgtCCGGTTTGACACTGCtccacaaacaccaccacaaGCAGGGGCtccgcacacatacacgcacagtgcacacaatttatgctccgtttgtttgttttgcgttggTGTACCCTTTgcgccccggtgtgtgtggttgacTTCTGAGAGGTTTCCTTTCCTGTTTCCTCGACTTTCTCCATGTTTTCCGCGCCCGGTGCGCCAGTTCTTCATCCACGGGTCGATCGATCCAGAGTTCGCGATTGGGTGGTTGATTGACCAAATTAATCTTCCTCAAATGTCGACCCCCTGGTCGTCCAAAATGGTCGTCCTCAGGCGACCAGCGAGTCCACGTGAGTGAGTAATTGTTGTTTGCTCTGCTCGTTTTGTCAATGAACAGGAAACCGGAAGACGGTCCCGCGATGCTTATCAGAAACTTCTCTTTGGACCTGGAACTCGGAGTGTTCCAGCCACCCGAAAAATGAAAGGCGTCAGAACGACAGACGATCGGATCTCTTGACTTGGAGATCCCGAgcaagaaggagagagagacagacgaAGAAGTGCCACGGAGGGAACCATAGGGGGGCCTTTTGACAAGTTTATTGACAAAAACGCCCGTTAATACATGTGTCGTCGTTGATCGGCCCGCGGTCTCCGGATTGTGCGCCCCGGAAGATCAAAGAAAGTTCCCGGGCTGGGGCCGCGcgtggtgttggttggttccACACTATGGCCGGgatgggtgtgcgtgtgtggatCCGTCTCACAGTTAATCGGTTCATTTAACGGGAACAGAACGGCCGCATCcagcatcgccgccgccgggggagGCAATTAAGCCGCTCATCGGAGCTCGAACCTCGAAGGAGAACCTCGaagaaccgcacacacacacccacacacagccGCCGACACTTCCCAGAAGTGACGATTTGAGCCCGCGAGCCTAATTAGCTGGTGCGGCCAATTTGCGACGGAATCGATTCGAAGTTGGCTTGAAGTCCGCGAAGATTTGTGCGATTCCTGCTGCTTACGCAGAAAATTGTCCgacccgggtccgggcttGGGCCGTTGCAATCAAAGTCAGCGGCGGGCGGCGTGCATACATTCTTTCTGCGTCGTTTCCATTTTGTCGCTTGCGATGCAATTATGCTCTGGTGGCTGGTGCGCACATTCATCAAAGCGTTTAGCACGCCTGCTAAATCATGATCATTGGCCGGTACAGTACGGCCCTTCGCGGCATCGCTTGGCGGGTGATCTCCTTTGTGGGCGAGTGTCGGAGCGATTCAGGTCGGGGGCCGCCTGATGAATGAAAACCGCCCGCTTACCCGTTTTCCCGGGACCCGATTCCGCGTTCCGATTTGTCAGATTACGCTACACGCGATATAAAagacaatcaaaacaaaacgcaataCCGGGTTGTTCATTcaattcggagcctcgataagaaaaacacaactttatggtttgaactttacactttattattcagtatagtctccctgaacatcgATGCACTTTATCCAACGAGacttcaatttaaaaattccatccctgaagagagaaactggaaggtcttcaaaatacgcttccgcaaTTGCcctgttatgacgtcatcatttgatgaaaagcGCTTTTCACGCACGATTTTCTTCGGGTCTGAAAACTGATGGAAGTCGTCAATAGGTCTAGAATGTTATAAAAAATCAATAGGTCTAGAACtgatcaaaatttattgttttaccagtttgcaagtaatccgctagcaaaatttaATTCGCATTCCACTCAACTCTCGTCCATAGATATTGATGATGCGATGCACAAaactttatcctatcgaaaacgctttaaatgttgtcaagaaagatgcattctgaaacccaatacttcagtcaaaatattggttatactgctcaatgagatggctaagccttatactaaatttttgtcagtgattcgacgattttccaatacgatatcgtggattttttctacgatttcaggtgttgtgtctgtttgtggacgtttttgacgtggatcgtcttgatcgtcactttcaacattcgttcataattatcctttgcgtttaaactttccaaaaattaaaattcaattactccatgatacttgattttttccaatgtaaaaaatactgtgacatgtcgatactaaatggcttgtaacAACaaaattaagcgaccgatttaaatgaaGCTGAATATAACTGAATATGAACAGTGTAGcaatacagaaaaaaaattaggctcgtagcagcggCCTTTGTTATCGAGGTTCctaatttaattaacaaccTAGTGGATGATCGAGTGACGTCAGTTCAAGCCGTGGACCGTGCACCGTAAACTCTGGAGTGCAAAACTTTGTCTGCTGTAGTAAACAAACAGCCTGCCGGATGAAGTGGTGGCAATCGGATGAAATCGGAACCACTAGCCCGCACCTCAACGCGACACCCCCCACCCATTGCCTGGCGTTGCGACACCCGGAGACTTCCTCTGGACGTCCCTTCTTTCGGCTCCCCAAAAAAACGACGTTCTCTTCAttgtcatatttttttttgttattttaataattttattgccccgcgaacgaacggaacggtggtcggtggtggcaaagggcaacaaatggcaaagcgcgtcgccgtcgacggACGGAAACCGAAGCAGCATAAAGAGGCGCAAAACGGCGTATGtcggcaccggcggtcggtcggctttttggtcggcccgccgccgggggcccgCTTCTTTCATATCCCGCCGCGGAAGTGGCCGGCTTATTACGGGCTAACCAAaagccaccgccgaccggccaGGCCTTGGACCCGAGaaacacgaaaagaaaatgccgTGCCGTAATATGttatcatttaatttaatatttctcCCCCCGTTTTTGGGAGCCGcgtcggggcgcgcgcgcgcgcccgcgtccCGGGGCCTtcctttttatgctgcgccgttACGTGCCTCCTTCGGCGGCTCTTGATTCGGGTTTCTCACTCGGATGTTAATTAGTGTCGTTGTCGTTATGCACAGGGGGTTTACGTGTCGATCGAGAGCCGCTTCGAGTCGCttcgctttcttcggcttcgaTTGGGTCCGTTTGTGGGTTGTTGCCGATCTTGGGTTTCCCTTTTGGGGGGGATTTTCGAGGAGAGCTCCGGTGGCTTTTTGCGCTCTCCCAGCTAAAATTGCGGCTCTTCTTGGCAGTGTAACGCCAATTTCGCGCGTAACGTTCTCGAAACAGAAGAAATTAATAGCGATTTTAATTGGGCGCTAGTCACATCTTTgtagcggagcggagcgcacAGGGGGCACCGTGGCACGTCGGTTTATGGCGTCGGAGGGAACGCATCACCTCAAATGGCCAGCGCTCCCGGGGAGGGAAATTAAATCTCAATAAATCTTTATGGATCTATAGCACCGCGTTAAACGGGAGCGAAAAGCACGGCGCAGGCGCAGCCGCAGGGCTACAGAGTGACCTCCTAAAGTGGTCGAGCCGAGGGACAAGAGGAGAGCTGGGACCGACCGGAGGTTCAATCGCGCGGCCGTCGGTGTGCGCCTTTGATTGGGCAGCGCTTCCTGGCAGGAGCTTTCAAAGTCCACGCCGTCCACCGCGCCGCTGTTTGGCTTCAGTTTTAGCATTGCAATTAACAAATTGAAGCACGCCGAGGTGCGTCGTCTCcgtcgattgattgattcccCCCACGGACTAACCTTTTCGGCTCTTTCCGTCCCCTTCGCAGAGCAATCGCACCTCAACCTGTTCGCCAACCGGCCGCAgccaaagaagaagagaaaatcCCGGACCGCGTTCACGAACCATCAGATTTTCGAGCTGGAAAAGCGGTTCCTGTACCAGAAGTACCTGTCGCCGTCGGACCGGGATGAGATCGCGGCCGCCCTCGGACTCTCCAATGCGCAGGTAGGGCTCCGAAAATGCTCACTGGATGCTGAatcggccgtcgccgccgtgacCGTGACTCAACAGCTGATTTGGTTCCGATTTGTTCGCCTCTGCAGGTCATCACGTGGTTCCAGAACCGGCGGGCCAAGCTGAAGCGCGACATGGAGGAGTTAAAAAAGGACGTCGAGACGGTGAAGGTGTTGTCGGCGCACAAAACCTTCCTCGAGAACGTGAACGACATGAACAttctgaagaagaaaatcatgcacgacgacggtggcagtcCGCAGAAGTAAAGGCGGTGGAGAGCGGTACGttccgggccaggccaggccaggccaaaCAGCGGGCCCAACTGTCTCAACGGTGATAATGGGTCGCAAACCGGGCGCAATACTTGATATTAACTGATATTTTAACTGACTGCGAACtgcgaccgggaccgggatgaTCTTTACCAAATAGACGCAGAGATGGGACTTTGCGGTGTCCGTGTTAGGTGTATGTGTGAGCTTTTaactcagtgtgtgtgtgtgtgctcagatcgcccaaaaaggaagcgaaatgCTAGGCTTTTCACTTGTTTCACTTGTTCATCTCCGTTTGTAAATATAGCTTCCTAAGCCCCCAATATGTGATGTGATGTACCGTCTGAGAAGAGCACCAGCGTAGGCTAAGTAGGCGCTAAGCGTGGTCGCTAGCTTCGCATAGCGCGGAACTGATCGGGAACCTGGTGCGCCTATCGGTCGCGGCCGATTGTAAATACGTCCTACtaacaccggacaccggaagcgATGGGTCCGCGGGTCCGGTTGACGTTAGCAATAGTTAGACGGATATGAAGCGGCGGCTAAagtatttaatttaaacttcaTCTAGTGCAAATATCTCGATCGTATGTAAATCCGCTACACCTCTCGCAGTAATCCTAAATGCAAAGGCGCCCCTTCAAACCAGCGCGTATCTCATGAATCTGTAAATTGTAACGCGTAAGCCCCCGTAAGgccggagagcgagagcttGTTCCGCTGCGCCGAATGGTGGTATTCCTTCTGAAAGAAAGGAAGTAGAAAACCCGAGAAAAAGCAACGAAGAAATACATATGAAAACATGAGCAAGTATTGATCTAATAACTGAAAaccgtgttgctgttgttgttgttgttgtcacaCATCTTTCACACGCTCTCGAGGCCccttgcctgcctgcctgcgaaAGAAATGAAGACAGCGAGCTCCGAAAGAAAGTAATGGACTGATGACAAACGTCGATGGCACGCCCGGGATGCCCACGGGATGTGATTTTCCGTCGTAGCGATCCCAgccttcgtgtgtgtgtggttttgggATTTTAATGAAGACGTTA
This Anopheles cruzii unplaced genomic scaffold, idAnoCruzAS_RS32_06 scaffold00319_ctg1, whole genome shotgun sequence DNA region includes the following protein-coding sequences:
- the LOC128276025 gene encoding transcription factor LBX1-like encodes the protein QSHLNLFANRPQPKKKRKSRTAFTNHQIFELEKRFLYQKYLSPSDRDEIAAALGLSNAQVITWFQNRRAKLKRDMEELKKDVETVKVLSAHKTFLENVNDMNILKKKIMHDDGGSPQK